CCTTTATAGATATCAATATTAATCGCACCGGGAATAATTCCGGTTTCATATTCATCGGGTGTTCTCACATCCAAAATAACTGCATTTGTGTCGGCCTCCAGTTGAGACAGCCATTCTTCCTGAATTAAGTCCATTGTAATTTTAGTTTCAAATTATATATTCTGTTATTTTATTCCACAACCGATTGCTTTCGTTTCTTTTACTGCGATTGCTTTATTCTGCAATAAGGCATCAACAGCATTTTCAACATATTTTACTTTTACTGCTTTGGCATCCTCATAATTATCATCGATAGCACCAATGTATTCTACAACATTTCCCTGTGGCGTTTTCTTCAGCACATAGACATGAGGTGTTTTTGTAGCGCCATACTGTGGGTATATTTTTTGCCCTTCGTCAAATAGATATGGAAAAGTAAATCCTTTTTCCTTTGCTTTTACTTTCATCAGCTCAAAACTATCATCCTTTTGTTTTGCAGGATCATTTGGATTGATCGCGATAACCGGATAGCCTAATTTTTTATATTTCTTATCCAGTGCTACAATACGGTCTTCATAGGCCTGTGCATAGGGACAATGATTACAGGTAAAGATAACAATGTATCCTTTTGCCGCTTTAAAATCCTTCAGCGACACTTTTTTATTATCTATGTTTTTAAGGCTGAAATCTGTCGCTAT
The Flavobacterium kingsejongi genome window above contains:
- a CDS encoding thioredoxin family protein codes for the protein MKTFKIIAAVIVVGMLSAFSTMQPPGGYKIGAIATDFSLKNIDNKKVSLKDFKAAKGYIVIFTCNHCPYAQAYEDRIVALDKKYKKLGYPVIAINPNDPAKQKDDSFELMKVKAKEKGFTFPYLFDEGQKIYPQYGATKTPHVYVLKKTPQGNVVEYIGAIDDNYEDAKAVKVKYVENAVDALLQNKAIAVKETKAIGCGIK